From a region of the Malania oleifera isolate guangnan ecotype guangnan chromosome 12, ASM2987363v1, whole genome shotgun sequence genome:
- the LOC131145126 gene encoding pyruvate decarboxylase 1-like encodes MEAGNQIGATAHPTTVVQPVPAGSFSGTLGRHLARRLVQIGVRDVFSVPGDFNLTLLDHLIAEPELNLIGCCNELNAGYAADGYARARGVGACVVTFTVGGLSVLNAIAGAFSENLPVICIVGGPNSNDYGTNRILHHTIGLPDFSQELRCFQTVTCAQVVVNNLEDAHELIDTAISTALKECKPAYISISCNLSGIPHPTFRREPVPFFLAPKVSNQLGLEAAVEAAAEFLNKSVKPVLVGGPKLRVAKAQQAFVDLADACGYPIAVMPSGKGLVPEHHPHFIGTYWGAVSTSFCGEIVESADAYVFVGPIFNDYSSVGYSLLIKKEKAIMVEPNGVTIGNGPCFGWVFAADFLSALAKKLKRNVTAVENYQRIFVPHGIPLKCEKDEPLRVNVLFKHIQEMLGGETAVIAETGDSWFNCQKLRLPKDCGYEFQMQYGSIGWSVGATLGYAQAVPDKRVIAFIGDGSFQVTAQDISTMIKSGQRNIIFLINNGGYTIEVEIHDGPYNVIKNWDYTGLVDAIHNGEGKCWTTKVHTEDELTDAIATATGPHKDSLCFIEILVHKDDTSKELLEWGSRVSSANSRPPNPQ; translated from the exons ATGGAGGCTGGAAACCAAATTGGCGCCACCGCCCACCCCACCACGGTGGTGCAGCCGGTCCCCGCCGGGAGCTTCAGCGGCACTCTTGGTCGCCACCTCGCTCGCCGGCTGGTCCAGATAGGCGTCAGGGACGTGTTCTCGGTCCCCGGCGACTTCAATCTGACGCTGCTGGACCACCTGATTGCCGAGCCGGAGCTGAACCTGATCGGCTGCTGCAATGAGCTCAACGCCGGCTACGCCGCCGACGGGTACGCACGCGCCCGAGGCGTGGGGGCTTGCGTGGTCACATTCACCGTCGGTGGGCTCAGCGTCCTGAACGCCATTGCCGGGGCTTTCAGCGAGAATTTGCCCGTGATCTGTATAGTGGGCGGACCCAATTCCAACGACTATGGTACTAATCGGATCCTCCATCACACGATCGGGTTGCCGGATTTTAGCCAGGAGCTTCGCTGCTTCCAGACCGTCACCTGTGCCCAG GTGGTGGTGAACAATTTGGAGGACGCGCACGAGCTGATCGACACCGCAATTTCTACTGCTTTGAAAGAATGCAAGCCGGCTTATATCAGTATAAGCTGTAATTTGTCTGGGATTCCCCACCCAACCTTCAGAAGGGAGCCGGTGCCATTCTTCCTCGCACCAAA GGTAAGCAATCAACTAGGTTTAGAAGCTGCGGTGGAAGCGGCTGCTGAGTTTCTAAATAAATCTGTGAAACCTGTCCTTGTGGGAGGGCCCAAGCTAAGGGTGGCAAAGGCACAGCAGGCGTTTGTGGATCTTGCAGATGCTTGTGGGTATCCAATAGCTGTTATGCCCTCAGGCAAAGGTCTAGTACCAGAGCACCATCCACACTTCATCGGGACATATTGGGGTGCTGTGAGCACCAGCTTCTGTGGGGAGATAGTGGAGTCTGCTGATGCCTATGTTTTCGTTGGTCCAATATTCAATGATTACAGCTCTGTTGGGTACTCTTTGCTGATTAAGAAGGAAAAGGCAATCATGGTGGAGCCCAATGGTGTAACCATTGGCAATGGTCCTTGCTTTGGCTGGGTTTTCGCGGCTGACTTTTTAAGTGCATTGGCCAAGAAGCTGAAAAGGAACGTCACTGCTGTGGAGAATTACCAACGTATCTTTGTTCCTCATGGCATCCCTCTAAAATGTGAAAAAGACGAACCTCTCAGAGTCAATGTCCTTTTCAAGCACATTCAG GAGATGCTAGGTGGAGAGACTGCAGTAATTGCAGAGACAGGAGACTCATGGTTCAACTGTCAGAAGCTTCGCCTCCCCAAGGATTGTGG GTATGAATTCCAGATGCAGTATGGATCTATTGGGTGGTCTGTCGGTGCAACCCTTGGGTATGCTCAAGCTGTTCCTGATAAGCGAGTGATTGCTTTCATTGGTGATGGGAGTTTCCAG GTAACAGCTCAGGACATTTCAACAATGATCAAAAGTGGACAAAGGAATATTATATTTCTCATCAACAATGGAGGGTATACGATTGAAGTAGAGATCCATGATGGCCCCTACAATGTGATTAAGAACTGGGACTACACTGGTCTTGTCGATGCTATCCACAATGGTGAAGGAAAATGCTGGACTACCAAG GTGCATACTGAGGATGAGCTGACTGACGCTATTGCAACGGCAACAGGACCGCATAAGGATTCATTATGTTTCATAGAAATTTTGGTGCATAAGGATGACACCAGCAAAGAGCTGCTAGAGTGGGGATCCCGAGTCTCTTCAGCTAACAGTCGCCCACCAAATCCTCAATAA